One genomic segment of Flexistipes sp. includes these proteins:
- the argH gene encoding argininosuccinate lyase, whose product MAEKLWGGRFSLSTHKLAEEFNASINFDRKLYRFDIKGSIAHVEMLAKQRIIAEDEARQIKDGLEKIEAEIEEGNFEFRDADEDIHMAIEKRLHELIGPVAGKLHTARSRNDQVATDFRMYLRERVDEISECLRELMQVIVDKSREKIDVVMPGYTHLQTAQPVLFSHYAMAYFQMFKRDFLRFKDLRERMNECPLGAGALAGTTFDIDRDYTAEKLGFDKPTSNSLDSVSDRDFALEFLSAASICGMHLSRISEEMIIFSSAEFAFLDLPDDFCTGSSIMPQKKNPDMPELIRGKTGRLYGNMISLFTTLKGLPLAYNKDMQEDKEPVFDSVETLISSLRIFTEMFAKMKLNEKKMEKAAGGGFSTATDLADYLVRKGMPFREAHNAVGKTVAYALSKNKGLEDLEMEEFRQFSRVIEGDIFEYVVVAKSVDSRKAKGGTAKISVLQQIKEAEEFLT is encoded by the coding sequence ATGGCTGAAAAGTTATGGGGTGGCAGATTTTCTTTGTCCACGCATAAACTGGCGGAAGAATTCAATGCTTCCATCAACTTTGACAGGAAATTGTATAGATTTGACATAAAAGGTAGCATTGCTCATGTGGAAATGCTGGCAAAACAAAGGATAATTGCCGAAGACGAAGCAAGGCAGATAAAAGATGGGCTTGAAAAGATAGAAGCGGAGATAGAGGAAGGGAATTTCGAATTCCGCGACGCAGATGAAGATATTCATATGGCTATTGAAAAGAGGCTGCACGAATTGATCGGTCCTGTTGCAGGCAAACTTCATACAGCCAGGAGCAGAAATGATCAGGTTGCTACGGATTTCAGGATGTATTTAAGAGAGAGGGTTGATGAGATCAGTGAATGCTTAAGGGAGCTTATGCAGGTTATTGTAGATAAATCAAGGGAAAAGATAGATGTGGTGATGCCGGGGTATACGCATCTGCAGACGGCTCAGCCTGTGCTGTTTTCACATTATGCCATGGCTTATTTTCAAATGTTTAAAAGGGATTTTCTGCGTTTTAAAGATTTACGCGAAAGAATGAATGAGTGCCCTCTGGGTGCAGGTGCTCTGGCCGGAACAACTTTTGATATCGACCGTGATTACACAGCAGAAAAATTAGGTTTTGACAAACCAACCTCAAACAGCCTGGATTCTGTGAGTGACAGGGATTTTGCTCTGGAGTTTCTTTCAGCAGCATCTATTTGCGGAATGCATCTGTCCAGAATTTCCGAGGAGATGATAATTTTTTCCAGCGCTGAGTTTGCTTTTCTGGATTTGCCCGATGATTTTTGCACGGGAAGCAGCATTATGCCCCAAAAAAAGAATCCCGATATGCCTGAATTGATAAGAGGTAAAACGGGAAGGCTGTACGGAAATATGATAAGTCTGTTTACAACATTAAAGGGGCTTCCCCTTGCTTATAACAAGGATATGCAGGAGGACAAGGAGCCCGTTTTTGACAGTGTGGAAACGTTAATATCTTCTTTGAGAATCTTTACGGAAATGTTTGCAAAAATGAAGCTGAACGAGAAAAAAATGGAAAAGGCTGCCGGCGGCGGATTTTCAACGGCTACGGATTTGGCTGATTATCTGGTCAGAAAAGGTATGCCTTTCAGAGAAGCTCATAATGCAGTGGGGAAAACAGTAGCATATGCACTTTCCAAAAATAAAGGTCTGGAAGATTTAGAAATGGAAGAATTCAGACAGTTTTCACGTGTGATAGAGGGTGATATTTTTGAATATGTGGTTGTTGCAAAGTCAGTAGACAGCAGGAAAGCTAAAGGGGGGACGGCTAAAATCTCAGTTTTGCAGCAGATAAAGGAAGCTGAGGAGTTTTTAACGTGA
- a CDS encoding mechanosensitive ion channel family protein, producing the protein MNIQLISEYATTYGLKIILAIVIFFVGKIAAKWLKRLIGKLTARGNVDQTLSNFLGDLTYILAMIIVIIIALNNLGVKATSLIAVLGAATLAIGLSLQSNLANLGSGILLLFNRPFKVGDYVEAAGIGGTIEKVSLFQTEMVTPDNKKIFIPNSSITSSSITNYGAYDTRRLDLTVEIDYQDDVEKTKQILKELADSDSRVLSEPEPQIELTELGANGIILIFRPWVKSSDYWPLKFSMLAQINEAFKKNGISIPYPQMDVHVKHTEGE; encoded by the coding sequence ATGAACATTCAGCTAATTAGCGAATACGCAACAACTTATGGCCTTAAAATCATACTGGCAATAGTAATATTTTTTGTCGGAAAAATAGCGGCAAAGTGGTTAAAAAGACTTATAGGCAAATTAACTGCCAGAGGTAATGTAGATCAAACCCTTTCCAATTTTCTGGGTGATTTAACCTACATACTTGCAATGATTATCGTCATAATTATTGCACTAAACAATCTTGGTGTTAAAGCCACCTCTCTGATTGCCGTACTTGGTGCCGCAACTCTCGCCATAGGCTTGTCACTCCAGAGCAATCTTGCCAACCTGGGCTCAGGTATATTGCTGCTTTTCAACAGACCTTTCAAAGTTGGGGACTACGTCGAGGCTGCAGGAATAGGCGGCACAATCGAAAAAGTCAGCCTTTTCCAGACAGAGATGGTGACACCGGACAATAAAAAGATATTTATCCCAAACTCAAGCATAACCAGCTCCAGCATAACAAATTACGGAGCTTACGACACCAGAAGACTGGATCTGACCGTTGAAATAGATTATCAGGATGATGTTGAAAAAACCAAACAAATTTTAAAAGAGCTTGCAGATTCTGATTCCAGAGTCTTGAGTGAGCCTGAGCCTCAGATCGAATTGACTGAACTTGGAGCAAACGGAATTATATTAATATTCAGACCATGGGTGAAATCAAGCGATTACTGGCCGTTAAAATTCAGCATGCTGGCTCAAATTAATGAAGCTTTTAAGAAAAACGGAATATCCATTCCATATCCCCAAATGGATGTGCATGTAAAGCATACAGAGGGAGAATGA
- the moaA gene encoding GTP 3',8-cyclase MoaA, with translation MSEDLKDKFGRSYKYLRISVTDRCNFKCKYCIPNDNFQYLSHNKILSYEEMLLAVEAFSQLGVNKVRITGGEPLVRKNISFFLKKVKDITGIREVTLTTNGSLLHKFAKDIHEAGINRINVSLDSLREDRYSYITGGFDLKTIINGINIAKEEGIKPIKVNTVVIRGFNDDEIIDFCDFASDNDIVVRFIEFMPIGNSAGWHKDNIITGKEIIDIVSKKYNLEKVQRKALDGPAKNFKLSGGGMIGVITPISQHFCSECDKIRLTADGKIRPCLLSDDEVDVREVIRNGGIEDIKSKIRESLNIKQEEHHLSNRSCRDLYKRTMSKIGG, from the coding sequence ATGAGTGAAGATCTTAAGGATAAATTCGGACGGAGCTATAAATATCTGCGCATATCCGTCACCGACCGATGCAATTTCAAATGCAAATACTGCATTCCCAACGACAATTTTCAGTACCTATCACATAACAAGATACTCAGCTATGAGGAAATGCTTCTGGCTGTCGAGGCTTTCTCCCAGCTGGGAGTCAATAAGGTAAGGATAACAGGAGGGGAGCCTCTTGTCAGAAAAAACATTTCATTCTTTCTGAAAAAAGTGAAAGATATTACCGGTATCAGGGAAGTTACTCTTACTACAAACGGTTCACTTTTGCACAAATTTGCAAAGGATATACATGAAGCTGGAATTAACCGTATTAATGTAAGTCTTGATTCTCTTCGTGAAGACAGGTACTCCTATATTACCGGTGGTTTTGACCTTAAAACCATTATAAACGGCATTAATATTGCAAAAGAAGAAGGTATAAAGCCCATTAAAGTTAATACTGTCGTTATTCGCGGCTTTAATGATGATGAAATAATAGATTTCTGTGATTTTGCCTCCGATAATGATATTGTTGTCCGCTTCATAGAGTTTATGCCCATCGGAAATTCAGCGGGATGGCACAAGGATAATATTATTACAGGTAAAGAGATAATTGATATAGTATCCAAAAAATACAATCTGGAAAAGGTTCAAAGAAAAGCTTTGGATGGCCCCGCCAAGAATTTTAAACTTTCCGGAGGCGGCATGATTGGGGTGATCACACCGATATCGCAGCATTTTTGTTCTGAATGTGACAAAATAAGACTCACTGCAGACGGTAAAATAAGGCCGTGTCTTTTGTCAGACGATGAGGTGGATGTAAGGGAAGTAATCAGAAACGGTGGTATTGAGGATATAAAAAGTAAAATCAGGGAGAGTCTTAATATTAAACAGGAAGAACATCATTTGAGCAACAGAAGCTGCAGAGATCTCTATAAAAGAACGATGTCCAAGATAGGAGGTTGA
- a CDS encoding tetratricopeptide repeat protein, which produces MLTILISFIVSGLISVGVYFLSYNYFLAGLVGVLLLLGANFVVGKRFLNKLTALFKTVEKDMKAGRYDKAISRLKDGYKYSKWQIFVKEQINSQIGIIYYMKKDFKTAKEYLEKGFSKNWLGMCMLATMYFKEKNYEKVEKVMEKAVRGAKKEGFVYSVYAYFLTEMGRRDKAIQILQKGSNKAPLDEKLESNLEALKNRKKMKMQNYGAMWMQLNIDKMPQGVKPYQMLLNRQKIKRK; this is translated from the coding sequence ATGTTAACAATTTTAATCAGTTTTATTGTATCGGGATTAATAAGTGTCGGGGTTTATTTCCTTTCATATAACTACTTTCTTGCTGGTCTTGTTGGTGTGCTACTTCTGCTGGGTGCAAATTTTGTTGTGGGTAAGCGTTTCCTCAATAAATTAACAGCACTTTTTAAGACTGTTGAAAAGGATATGAAAGCTGGTAGATATGATAAAGCCATATCAAGGCTTAAAGACGGTTATAAATACTCCAAATGGCAGATTTTTGTCAAAGAGCAGATAAACTCGCAGATCGGTATAATTTATTACATGAAGAAGGATTTTAAAACCGCCAAAGAATATCTGGAGAAAGGCTTTTCCAAAAACTGGCTGGGCATGTGTATGCTTGCAACAATGTATTTTAAAGAAAAGAATTATGAGAAAGTGGAAAAGGTTATGGAGAAAGCTGTCAGAGGAGCCAAAAAAGAAGGTTTTGTTTACAGTGTCTATGCGTATTTCTTAACGGAGATGGGAAGAAGGGACAAAGCTATACAGATTTTGCAAAAAGGCAGCAACAAAGCCCCTCTGGATGAAAAACTTGAATCCAATCTTGAAGCTCTGAAAAACCGTAAAAAGATGAAAATGCAGAATTATGGTGCTATGTGGATGCAGTTGAACATTGACAAAATGCCCCAAGGGGTAAAACCCTATCAGATGCTGTTAAACAGACAGAAAATAAAACGGAAATAG
- a CDS encoding sigma-54-dependent transcriptional regulator produces the protein MDKKILIVDDEKNHRLMLKIHLADEGFEVLEAENGVEALQLIDESDFDLILLDIKMDIMDGFTFLSHMRQKDLHIPVIVITAFSNVKTAVQAMKLGAVDFISKPVDTDNLLDLVKNNLKTRSDKSVSGADNVLKDYVFDGVYSEEGLGKIIEMLKMVAPTDATVLITGESGTGKELVAKSIHDNSHRKNGPFLAVNCAALNENLIESEMFGHEKGAFTGAVSQKKGKFELADKGTLFLDEVAELPLPTQAKLLRALQEKVFERVGGEKSIRTNVRIVAATNRNIKEMVNEGGFREDLFFRLNVFPINLPPLRERKSEIPMLVKFFIDKYSHSFNKLIRGYTDSYMQKLMRFDFTGNIRELSNLVERSIILCTSDKLDAVHLPEPEHSDFSEDSAMDVRGNERNLIAKALKQTNGNKTKAAEILGISRRTLHNKIKEYEIEV, from the coding sequence ATGGATAAAAAGATTCTTATTGTAGATGATGAGAAAAATCACAGACTTATGCTCAAAATACATCTGGCAGATGAGGGGTTTGAAGTTTTAGAGGCTGAAAATGGTGTTGAAGCTCTGCAGTTAATAGATGAAAGTGATTTTGATCTGATTCTGCTGGATATAAAAATGGATATTATGGACGGGTTCACTTTTCTTTCACATATGAGACAGAAAGATCTGCATATTCCCGTTATTGTTATAACGGCATTTTCAAATGTCAAAACGGCTGTACAGGCAATGAAACTTGGTGCTGTTGATTTTATATCCAAACCTGTTGATACGGATAATTTACTGGATTTGGTAAAAAACAATCTTAAGACAAGGTCGGATAAAAGTGTATCCGGAGCTGATAATGTTCTTAAAGATTATGTTTTTGATGGCGTATATTCTGAAGAAGGGCTGGGAAAAATTATCGAAATGCTGAAAATGGTGGCACCTACCGATGCTACGGTTCTTATTACCGGAGAATCGGGGACCGGCAAGGAATTGGTTGCCAAATCAATTCACGATAATTCCCACAGGAAAAACGGCCCTTTTCTTGCGGTGAACTGTGCTGCACTTAATGAAAATTTAATCGAAAGCGAAATGTTTGGTCATGAAAAAGGGGCATTTACCGGAGCAGTCTCCCAGAAAAAAGGGAAATTCGAACTTGCAGATAAAGGCACCCTGTTTCTGGATGAGGTTGCCGAGCTCCCTTTACCCACACAGGCAAAACTTCTCAGGGCTTTGCAGGAGAAGGTTTTTGAAAGAGTTGGCGGAGAAAAAAGTATAAGAACGAATGTGAGAATTGTTGCCGCAACCAACAGAAATATTAAAGAGATGGTTAATGAAGGCGGTTTCAGAGAAGATTTGTTTTTCCGTCTTAATGTGTTTCCCATAAATCTGCCACCTTTAAGGGAGCGAAAATCGGAAATCCCAATGCTTGTCAAATTTTTCATAGATAAATATTCCCATTCGTTTAACAAGCTTATCAGGGGTTATACTGACAGTTATATGCAAAAGCTTATGAGGTTTGATTTTACCGGTAATATCAGGGAATTGTCCAACCTTGTGGAGAGAAGTATTATACTGTGTACTTCTGATAAACTGGATGCAGTCCATCTGCCGGAGCCTGAACATTCAGATTTTTCGGAAGACAGTGCAATGGATGTCAGAGGAAATGAAAGAAACTTAATTGCAAAGGCACTGAAACAGACTAACGGGAATAAAACGAAAGCTGCCGAAATACTGGGAATTTCCAGAAGGACACTGCATAATAAAATAAAAGAATACGAGATTGAGGTGTGA
- the folE2 gene encoding GTP cyclohydrolase FolE2, with the protein MLKDVQSLNDDRNLSIDKVGIKDILYPIVVKDKNKGKQHTVARIDMFVKLPHSFKGTHMSRFVEILNNYKADIDIRSFGDILDDMMGVLDSEVAGVEVRFPYFIEKKAPVSNLPSLMDYECEYTGYATKSEKDFVTTVKVPVVSVCPCSREISSAGAHNQRSYVKIKVRYNKMVWIEDLVNIAECSASAPIYSLLKREDEKYITETSYANPVFVEDIVRNIAEKLLEDDRITWFEVSSDNMESIHNHSAYALISRDKRKN; encoded by the coding sequence ATGCTTAAAGACGTTCAGAGTCTTAACGACGACAGAAATCTTTCCATAGATAAGGTTGGAATTAAAGATATACTTTATCCCATTGTCGTCAAAGATAAAAATAAGGGGAAACAACACACTGTTGCCCGTATAGATATGTTTGTCAAGCTGCCTCACAGCTTTAAAGGCACCCATATGTCCCGTTTTGTGGAAATTCTTAATAACTATAAGGCAGATATAGACATCAGGTCTTTCGGGGACATTTTGGATGACATGATGGGAGTACTGGATTCCGAGGTGGCTGGTGTGGAAGTAAGGTTTCCGTATTTTATTGAAAAGAAGGCTCCGGTATCTAATCTTCCATCCTTAATGGATTATGAATGCGAATACACAGGATATGCAACAAAAAGTGAGAAAGATTTCGTCACAACTGTGAAGGTTCCCGTCGTTTCCGTTTGTCCTTGTTCCAGGGAAATTAGCAGTGCAGGGGCTCATAATCAGAGAAGTTATGTAAAAATAAAGGTCAGATATAACAAAATGGTTTGGATTGAAGATCTGGTTAATATTGCAGAATGCAGTGCAAGTGCGCCGATATATTCACTGCTTAAACGTGAGGACGAAAAGTATATAACAGAAACTTCCTACGCAAATCCGGTTTTTGTTGAGGATATAGTAAGGAATATAGCTGAGAAACTCCTTGAAGATGACAGAATAACATGGTTTGAAGTATCCAGTGACAATATGGAGAGCATACACAACCATTCGGCATATGCTCTCATTTCAAGAGATAAAAGAAAAAATTAA
- the tatC gene encoding twin-arginine translocase subunit TatC, with protein sequence MAGIEDKIPLTAHLEELRSRIIKIVILLVIIFSFCYWQSEFLLEFVTKPVVKHLPPDSSMAMLKLTEGFFTELKLSLMAAVFFGMPYILYQLWKFVAPGLYAHEKKYVVSFVIVSSLLFFLGAAFAYYIVFPFGFKFFLNYAKGDVIASLSLQWYLSFVVRLILGFGIIFELPVFVLFLSKMGLITADFMKKNRRYAIVILFIAAAIFTPPDVFTQLMMAGPLILLYEISVFVAKIFGRKSDLNEEDIYE encoded by the coding sequence ATGGCGGGAATCGAAGATAAAATACCTTTGACTGCCCATCTTGAAGAACTCCGGTCCAGAATCATAAAAATAGTAATTTTACTGGTTATCATTTTTTCTTTTTGCTACTGGCAGAGTGAATTCCTGTTGGAATTTGTCACAAAACCTGTTGTTAAACATCTGCCACCTGATTCAAGCATGGCGATGCTCAAACTTACTGAAGGTTTTTTCACGGAACTAAAACTGTCGCTGATGGCGGCTGTTTTTTTCGGTATGCCGTATATCCTTTATCAGCTGTGGAAGTTTGTGGCTCCCGGTCTTTATGCTCACGAAAAAAAATATGTGGTTAGTTTTGTTATTGTATCATCACTTTTGTTTTTTCTCGGTGCTGCTTTTGCCTATTATATAGTTTTTCCTTTTGGTTTTAAATTTTTCCTTAACTATGCCAAAGGTGATGTTATCGCATCGCTTTCGCTGCAATGGTATCTTTCTTTTGTTGTCCGTCTTATACTGGGATTCGGTATTATCTTTGAACTGCCGGTTTTTGTTCTGTTTTTGTCAAAAATGGGCCTTATAACGGCTGATTTTATGAAAAAAAACAGACGCTATGCAATTGTTATACTGTTCATCGCTGCGGCGATTTTTACGCCGCCGGATGTTTTTACTCAGCTGATGATGGCAGGCCCTCTTATCCTGCTCTATGAAATAAGTGTTTTTGTTGCCAAAATATTCGGCAGAAAAAGCGATTTGAATGAGGAAGATATATATGAGTGA
- a CDS encoding twin-arginine translocase TatA/TatE family subunit yields the protein MFGLGMTEVILILVLALIVVGPKKLPEVAKALGKGFAEFKKVMNDFKDAVNIDDIDESSSSSSRSKNSDISEVYKNKWQQDILQAEEENSDQKSINNDDKGEKDGTTKKSEESDENVKRESRET from the coding sequence ATGTTTGGTTTGGGTATGACAGAAGTAATTTTAATACTGGTTTTGGCATTGATAGTGGTAGGTCCGAAAAAACTGCCGGAAGTTGCTAAAGCACTCGGAAAAGGTTTTGCTGAGTTTAAAAAAGTGATGAACGACTTTAAGGATGCAGTGAATATAGATGATATTGACGAATCATCCTCTTCATCTTCCCGCTCGAAAAATAGTGATATTTCAGAGGTTTATAAAAACAAATGGCAGCAGGATATACTGCAGGCCGAAGAAGAAAACAGCGATCAAAAAAGTATAAATAATGATGATAAAGGCGAGAAAGACGGAACTACGAAAAAATCAGAAGAATCCGACGAAAACGTAAAACGTGAAAGCAGGGAAACCTAA